In a single window of the Pseudomonas sp. B21-015 genome:
- a CDS encoding alginate O-acetyltransferase yields the protein MHPHLIKLLSLSALTAGILAASTGVRAEDAKAPSFNAEPCCSLCPAAHDPKNYTTRYQQNFTTLVQAQGDWLFRTQEDLRTEFDTTPAGYKRLKQLHEAFKSRGVELVIVYQPTRGLVNRNKLNPEEKARYDFDKALTNYKSMLGRFAQMGYVVPDLSPLTNESLPDTLPAHDFYFRGDQHWTPYGAQRTAKIVAEKVKQLPAFADVPKREFETHKSGRMGKTGTLHNMAGQLCGTSYAIQYMDQFTTEPKGEAADGDLFSDSGNPEITLVGTSHSGKNYNFAGFLEEAIGADILNVAFPGGGLEGSMLQYLGSEEFQTKPPKILIWEFSPLYRLDQETIYRQMMALLDNGCEGKDAQMSASATLKPGKNELMVNSKNLDLRNSSHQVDIRFADTSVKTLQATLWYMNGRHEDIKIDKPETSDTDGRFAFELRTDEDWASQNLLAVEVQGPEKAGTAPQKVEAKICKRNVFSGAEQRTAQAGQ from the coding sequence ATGCACCCACACTTGATCAAATTACTCAGCCTGTCGGCCCTGACCGCGGGCATTCTCGCGGCCAGCACTGGCGTGCGTGCCGAAGACGCCAAAGCACCGAGCTTCAACGCCGAGCCGTGCTGCAGCCTGTGCCCGGCAGCCCACGACCCGAAGAACTACACCACCCGCTATCAGCAGAACTTCACCACGCTGGTGCAGGCGCAAGGCGACTGGCTATTCCGTACGCAAGAAGACTTGCGCACCGAGTTCGACACCACGCCCGCCGGCTACAAACGCCTGAAACAACTGCACGAAGCGTTCAAGAGCAGAGGTGTGGAGCTGGTCATCGTTTACCAGCCGACCCGTGGCCTGGTGAACCGCAACAAGCTGAACCCGGAAGAAAAAGCCAGATACGATTTTGACAAGGCACTGACCAACTACAAGAGCATGCTCGGGCGTTTCGCGCAGATGGGCTACGTGGTCCCGGACCTGTCGCCGCTGACCAACGAATCGCTGCCCGACACCCTGCCAGCCCACGATTTCTACTTCCGCGGCGACCAGCACTGGACGCCGTATGGCGCCCAGCGCACGGCTAAAATCGTCGCCGAGAAGGTCAAGCAATTGCCGGCCTTCGCCGACGTTCCCAAGCGTGAATTCGAGACCCATAAGTCGGGTCGCATGGGCAAGACCGGAACGTTACACAACATGGCGGGTCAACTCTGTGGCACCAGCTACGCGATCCAGTACATGGATCAGTTCACCACCGAGCCCAAGGGCGAAGCGGCGGATGGCGATCTGTTCAGTGATTCCGGCAATCCGGAAATCACCCTGGTCGGCACCAGTCACAGCGGCAAGAACTACAACTTCGCCGGTTTCCTCGAAGAGGCCATCGGCGCCGACATCCTCAACGTAGCGTTCCCCGGCGGCGGCCTGGAAGGATCGATGCTGCAGTACCTGGGCAGCGAAGAGTTCCAGACCAAACCACCGAAGATTCTCATCTGGGAATTCTCGCCGCTTTATCGCCTCGACCAGGAAACCATCTACCGCCAGATGATGGCGCTGCTGGACAACGGTTGCGAAGGCAAAGACGCACAGATGAGCGCCAGCGCCACGCTGAAGCCGGGCAAAAACGAATTGATGGTCAACAGCAAGAACCTGGACCTGCGCAACAGCAGCCACCAGGTCGATATCCGCTTCGCCGACACCTCGGTGAAAACCTTGCAAGCCACCCTCTGGTACATGAATGGGCGCCACGAGGACATCAAGATCGACAAACCGGAAACCTCCGATACCGACGGGCGTTTCGCCTTCGAGTTGCGCACGGACGAAGACTGGGCCTCGCAGAATCTGCTGGCCGTCGAAGTCCAGGGGCCTGAAAAAGCAGGTACCGCGCCGCAGAAAGTCGAAGCGAAAATCTGCAAACGCAACGTGTTCTCCGGCGCCGAGCAGCGTACCGCTCAAGCCGGGCAATGA
- a CDS encoding alginate export family protein translates to MKLNPFVQAGIGLTFALLWSCPTLAALTEDKNFGLEVKVTGQSEDDRDLGTASGGDVNGVGLDLRPWVYGESGAWSAYAMGQAVTSTDIIETDTLQQSDNSGTQTTDNGDRKTKKNYLAMREFWVGYSGLTPYPGEILKLGRQRLRNDDGQWRDTNIEALNWTFDTTLLRANVGVAERFSEYRTDLKELAPKDKDRLHVFGDVAAQWSPGNWVGIRGHHTHDDGKLDYPEPGVAGDSLDKKQNGDISWLGLTADSDAYNWRNTNTVNYWGSITGMSGDRDTVNPLNADGTRPAEAKRGEDLNGWATDVGVRLRLDPQWQVGAAYARASAEYEQTGLESNRSNYTGTRSRVHRFGEAFRGEMNNMQTATLFGSWMLNDEYDASLIYHKFWRVDGNKPVGSNGINAVENNTDDVTGAILSSTSLPLEDGNKDLGQEMDVVVTKYFKQGLLPASLSQSIDEPSALVRVRGGVFKPGDAYGKGVDSYMHRAFVDVVWRF, encoded by the coding sequence ATGAAGCTCAATCCATTCGTGCAGGCCGGTATTGGCCTGACATTCGCCCTGCTGTGGTCGTGCCCGACCCTGGCGGCCCTGACCGAAGACAAGAATTTCGGCCTCGAAGTCAAAGTTACCGGCCAGTCCGAAGACGACCGTGACCTGGGTACTGCCAGTGGCGGTGACGTAAACGGCGTCGGCCTCGACCTGCGTCCGTGGGTATACGGCGAGAGCGGCGCGTGGAGCGCCTACGCCATGGGCCAGGCCGTGACATCCACCGATATCATCGAAACGGACACCCTGCAACAGTCCGACAACAGCGGTACCCAGACCACCGACAACGGTGATCGCAAAACCAAGAAGAACTACCTGGCAATGCGCGAGTTCTGGGTCGGCTACAGCGGCCTCACACCCTACCCTGGCGAGATCCTCAAGCTCGGTCGCCAACGCCTGCGCAACGACGACGGCCAATGGCGCGACACCAACATCGAAGCCCTGAACTGGACCTTCGACACCACCCTGTTGCGCGCCAACGTCGGCGTCGCCGAACGCTTCAGCGAATACCGCACCGACCTGAAAGAACTGGCACCCAAGGACAAGGATCGCCTGCACGTTTTCGGCGACGTCGCCGCCCAATGGTCGCCGGGTAACTGGGTCGGCATTCGCGGTCATCACACCCACGATGACGGCAAGCTCGACTATCCGGAGCCGGGCGTTGCCGGCGATTCTCTGGACAAGAAACAAAACGGCGACATCAGCTGGCTCGGCCTTACCGCCGACAGCGATGCCTACAACTGGCGCAACACCAACACCGTCAACTACTGGGGCAGCATCACCGGCATGAGCGGCGACCGTGACACGGTCAACCCGTTGAATGCCGACGGCACCCGCCCGGCAGAAGCCAAGCGTGGCGAAGACCTGAACGGCTGGGCCACCGACGTGGGTGTGCGTCTGCGCCTCGATCCGCAGTGGCAAGTCGGCGCAGCCTATGCCCGCGCCAGCGCCGAGTACGAACAGACCGGCCTGGAAAGCAACCGTTCGAACTACACCGGTACGCGCTCGCGGGTTCACCGTTTCGGCGAAGCCTTCCGTGGCGAAATGAACAACATGCAGACCGCTACCCTGTTCGGCTCGTGGATGCTCAACGACGAATACGACGCCAGCCTGATCTACCACAAGTTCTGGCGCGTGGACGGCAACAAGCCGGTGGGCAGCAACGGCATCAACGCCGTCGAAAACAACACCGACGACGTGACCGGCGCGATCCTCTCCAGCACCTCCCTGCCGCTGGAAGATGGCAACAAGGACCTCGGTCAGGAAATGGACGTGGTCGTCACCAAGTACTTCAAGCAGGGCCTGCTGCCCGCCTCCTTGAGCCAATCAATCGATGAGCCTTCGGCCCTGGTGCGTGTGCGTGGCGGTGTGTTCAAGCCCGGTGACGCGTATGGCAAAGGCGTCGACTCGTACATGCACCGCGCGTTTGTCGACGTGGTCTGGCGCTTCTGA
- the alg8 gene encoding mannuronan synthase yields the protein MHRLKHGLLQAAGWLFYLSLLMGIAMALPVSTFDSESKDFIFLIGIVGIWRYSMGATHFLRGMLFLYVVYPHLRRKVRKLGKAADPSHVFLMVTSFRIDALTTAQVYSSVIREAIDCGLPTTVVCSIVEMSDELLVKSLWKRMNPPASVKLDFVRIPGTGKRDGLAYGFRAISRHLPDDRAVVAVIDGDTVLAEGVVLKTVPWFQLFGNVGGLTTNEFCEVRGGYIMSEWHKLRFAQRHINMCSMALSKRVLTMTGRMSVFRASVVTDPDFIADVESDSLQHWRLGRFKFLTGDDKSSWFSLMRLGYDTFYVPDAAIHTVEHPPEKSFIKASRKLMFRWYGNNLRQNSRALGLGMKRLGLFTSVVLFDQRVSMWTSLLGLTVALIATFKYGTAFILVYLLWIGITRLILTVLLSCSGHRIGPAYPAILYYNQIVGALVKIYVFFRLDQQSWTRQDTKLTRDLASFQRWFNTWSSRTMTFSAGSIFVAVLLMMV from the coding sequence TCTGGCGCTACTCGATGGGTGCCACGCACTTTCTGCGCGGCATGCTGTTTCTATACGTGGTCTACCCGCACCTGCGGCGCAAAGTGCGCAAGCTGGGTAAAGCGGCAGACCCGTCCCATGTATTTCTGATGGTCACCAGCTTCCGTATCGACGCGCTGACCACCGCGCAGGTCTACAGCTCGGTGATCCGCGAGGCCATCGACTGCGGCCTGCCGACCACCGTGGTGTGTTCCATCGTCGAAATGTCCGATGAGCTGCTGGTCAAGAGCCTCTGGAAGCGCATGAACCCACCCGCGAGCGTCAAGCTCGACTTCGTGCGCATTCCCGGCACCGGCAAGCGCGATGGCCTGGCCTACGGTTTCCGCGCCATCTCCCGCCACCTGCCGGACGACCGCGCCGTGGTTGCAGTGATCGATGGCGACACCGTGCTGGCCGAAGGCGTCGTGCTCAAGACCGTGCCGTGGTTCCAGCTGTTCGGCAATGTCGGCGGCCTGACCACCAACGAGTTCTGCGAAGTGCGCGGCGGCTACATCATGAGCGAATGGCACAAACTGCGATTCGCCCAGCGTCACATCAACATGTGCTCCATGGCCCTGTCCAAGCGCGTGCTGACCATGACCGGCCGGATGTCGGTGTTCCGCGCCTCCGTGGTGACCGACCCGGACTTCATCGCCGACGTGGAAAGTGACTCGCTGCAACACTGGCGCCTGGGCCGCTTCAAGTTCCTGACCGGTGACGACAAGTCGAGCTGGTTCAGCCTGATGCGCCTGGGCTACGACACGTTCTACGTGCCCGACGCCGCGATCCATACCGTGGAACACCCACCGGAAAAGAGCTTCATCAAGGCCAGTCGCAAACTGATGTTCCGCTGGTACGGCAACAACCTGCGGCAGAACTCCCGCGCCCTTGGCCTGGGGATGAAACGCCTCGGTCTGTTCACCTCGGTGGTGCTGTTCGACCAGCGCGTGTCGATGTGGACGTCCTTGCTGGGCCTGACCGTGGCGCTCATCGCCACCTTCAAGTACGGCACCGCGTTCATCCTGGTTTACCTGCTGTGGATCGGCATCACCCGTCTGATCCTGACCGTGCTGCTGTCCTGTTCCGGTCACCGGATCGGCCCGGCTTACCCGGCGATTCTCTATTACAACCAGATCGTCGGCGCGCTGGTGAAGATCTACGTGTTCTTCCGCCTCGACCAACAATCCTGGACCCGCCAGGACACCAAATTGACCCGTGATCTCGCCAGCTTTCAACGTTGGTTCAACACCTGGTCGTCTCGGACCATGACCTTCTCCGCCGGCAGCATTTTTGTCGCCGTGCTGCTGATGATGGTCTGA
- a CDS encoding alginate biosynthesis protein Alg44 produces MNTAVNSNVVHESEAQRQHARVKIPAKLRFFGPDRTPVEARVIDLSAGGLAFNAGQLPLKVGDVHKARLQFVIDNLGLAMDVELQIRSVDRQTGRTGCQFQNLEPRDISTLRHLITSHLAGDIVSVGEMLATLQRDNFTKARKVKDGGHGMTPLGRLKAVTFSAGIFVVGLVAFGFIIKSVYGMYFVSHAQAGLVSVQGMNITMPRDGTVQSLIKADGVAAKGAPLATFSTSMLDILKGHLDEDQLQPSKVEELFGKQMTGTLTSPCDCTVAQQLVANGQYASKGDVIFQLVPRNTEANVEARFSYRQFGDVRPGTSVSFQIAGEDQTRTGKIVSSTSLKSADLSSDIRVQIKPDEPLDSAFAGRPVEVNSTRGPNLNWLINKAMAAGL; encoded by the coding sequence ATGAATACCGCCGTCAACAGCAACGTAGTGCACGAATCCGAAGCCCAGCGCCAACACGCACGCGTGAAAATCCCGGCCAAGCTGCGTTTCTTCGGTCCTGATCGGACTCCGGTTGAAGCCCGCGTCATCGACCTTTCCGCTGGCGGCCTGGCGTTCAACGCCGGTCAGCTGCCGCTGAAGGTCGGCGATGTGCACAAGGCCCGCCTGCAATTCGTCATCGATAACCTCGGCCTGGCCATGGACGTGGAATTGCAAATCCGCTCCGTCGATCGCCAGACCGGTCGCACCGGTTGCCAGTTCCAGAACCTGGAACCCCGGGACATTTCCACCCTGCGCCACCTGATCACCTCGCACCTGGCCGGCGACATCGTCAGCGTGGGTGAAATGCTCGCGACCCTGCAGCGCGACAACTTCACCAAGGCGCGCAAGGTCAAGGACGGCGGCCACGGCATGACGCCGCTCGGCCGTCTGAAAGCGGTGACCTTCAGCGCCGGTATCTTCGTGGTCGGCCTGGTGGCGTTCGGTTTCATTATCAAATCGGTGTACGGCATGTACTTCGTCAGCCACGCGCAGGCTGGCCTGGTCAGCGTGCAAGGCATGAACATCACCATGCCGCGCGACGGCACCGTGCAGAGCCTGATCAAGGCTGACGGCGTGGCCGCCAAAGGCGCACCGCTGGCGACCTTCAGCACCAGCATGCTCGACATACTCAAGGGCCATCTGGACGAAGATCAACTGCAACCGTCCAAGGTCGAAGAACTGTTCGGCAAGCAAATGACCGGCACCCTGACGTCGCCGTGCGATTGCACCGTGGCTCAGCAACTGGTGGCTAACGGTCAATACGCCAGCAAAGGCGATGTGATCTTCCAGCTGGTGCCGCGCAACACCGAAGCCAACGTTGAGGCACGCTTCTCCTATCGCCAGTTCGGCGACGTGCGCCCAGGTACTTCGGTCAGCTTCCAGATCGCCGGCGAAGACCAGACCCGTACCGGCAAGATCGTCAGCAGCACCAGCCTGAAAAGCGCCGACCTGTCGTCCGACATCCGCGTGCAGATCAAACCTGACGAGCCACTGGACAGCGCCTTCGCCGGTCGCCCGGTGGAAGTGAACAGCACCCGTGGCCCGAACCTGAACTGGCTGATCAACAAAGCCATGGCCGCCGGTCTTTAA
- the algG gene encoding mannuronan 5-epimerase AlgG, with protein MNSAKKGSISLLAGALLLASTAAFATVEPAKSVHQPEQQSKSATMAKGLQQAKTYTVSSAPTAPLDLAKPELPDTSGYTAEAIAAKIVRTKPGKISVRRMMQEDALKDFIGGDNKMAEWVVRQHGIPQAIFVDDGYMNLKDLAKKLPKQYFSETSPGVFLAKLPIVVGNKGILEIDKQTQELRLSQEAGSFLVNDGQLFVRDTKITGWSEKANGPAAFKSPKEFRPFLLSWGGTETYIANSKIASFGYANSKSYGVSISQYTPNMAKVLKRPEPTGWIVGSEFSDMWYGFYCYETRDFVVKGNTYKDNIVYGIDPHDRSHGLIIADNTVFGTKKKHGIIISREVNDSFIFNNRSYDNKLSGLVIDRNSVNNLIAYNEIYKNHTDGITLYESADNLLWGNKVISNRRHGIRIRNSVNIRLYENVSMANGLTGVYGHIKDLTDTDRDIKLDPFDAEVSLIVVGGELAANGSGPLSIDSPLSVELYRVSMLAPTKSSGISFSGILGERQDEILDLLVRQQKAVLIDPVERQTEMRD; from the coding sequence ATGAACAGTGCCAAGAAAGGCTCGATCAGCCTGCTGGCCGGCGCGCTGCTGCTGGCCAGCACGGCGGCCTTCGCCACCGTTGAACCGGCCAAGTCTGTGCACCAGCCTGAACAGCAGAGCAAATCGGCGACCATGGCCAAGGGACTGCAACAGGCCAAGACCTACACCGTCAGCAGCGCGCCAACCGCGCCGCTGGACCTGGCCAAGCCAGAACTGCCGGACACCTCTGGCTACACCGCCGAAGCCATCGCCGCGAAAATCGTGCGCACCAAACCCGGCAAGATCAGCGTGCGCCGGATGATGCAGGAAGACGCCCTGAAGGACTTCATCGGCGGCGACAACAAGATGGCCGAGTGGGTGGTGCGTCAGCATGGCATCCCGCAGGCGATCTTTGTCGACGACGGCTACATGAACCTCAAGGACTTGGCGAAGAAGCTGCCCAAGCAGTACTTCAGCGAAACCTCGCCGGGCGTGTTCCTGGCGAAGTTGCCGATCGTGGTGGGTAACAAGGGCATTCTGGAAATCGACAAGCAGACCCAGGAATTGCGCCTGTCCCAAGAGGCCGGTTCGTTCCTGGTCAACGACGGCCAGTTGTTCGTGCGTGATACCAAAATCACTGGCTGGAGCGAGAAGGCAAACGGCCCGGCGGCCTTCAAGTCGCCCAAGGAATTCCGTCCATTCCTGCTGTCCTGGGGTGGCACCGAGACCTACATCGCCAACAGCAAGATCGCCAGTTTCGGTTACGCCAACAGTAAGTCCTACGGCGTGAGTATTTCCCAATACACGCCGAACATGGCCAAGGTGCTCAAGCGCCCTGAACCGACCGGCTGGATCGTCGGCTCCGAGTTCTCGGACATGTGGTACGGCTTCTACTGCTATGAAACCCGCGACTTCGTGGTCAAGGGCAACACCTACAAAGACAACATCGTCTACGGCATCGACCCCCATGACCGTTCCCACGGTCTGATCATCGCCGACAACACGGTGTTCGGGACCAAGAAGAAGCACGGGATCATTATTTCCCGTGAGGTCAACGACAGCTTCATCTTCAACAACCGCAGCTACGACAACAAGCTGTCGGGCCTGGTGATCGACCGTAACAGTGTGAACAACCTGATCGCCTACAACGAGATCTACAAGAACCACACCGACGGCATCACCCTCTACGAGAGTGCCGACAATCTGTTGTGGGGCAACAAGGTGATCAGCAACCGACGCCACGGCATCCGTATTCGTAACAGCGTGAACATTCGCCTGTACGAAAACGTCTCGATGGCCAACGGCCTGACCGGTGTCTACGGGCACATCAAAGACCTGACCGACACCGACCGGGACATCAAGCTCGACCCGTTCGACGCCGAGGTGTCGCTGATCGTGGTCGGCGGTGAACTGGCCGCCAATGGCAGCGGACCGCTGTCGATCGACTCGCCGCTGAGCGTGGAGTTGTATCGCGTGTCGATGCTCGCGCCGACCAAATCCAGCGGCATCAGCTTCTCCGGGATTCTCGGCGAGCGCCAGGATGAAATTCTCGACCTGCTGGTGCGCCAGCAGAAAGCCGTGCTGATCGACCCTGTCGAACGCCAGACCGAAATGCGGGACTGA
- a CDS encoding mannuronate-specific alginate lyase, giving the protein MNCMQTRTLKKLLAPSLLTLAMFAGATQAAAPLRPPQGYFAPIEKVKAGDKSEGCDAMPTPYTGALQFRSKYEGSDKARSTLNEASEKAFRETTADITKIERGTSKRVMQFMRDGRPEQLECTLNWLATWARADALMSKDFNHTGKSMRKWALGSMASSYVRLKFSDSHPLATHQEEAQVIEAWFSKMADQVVSDWDNLPLEQTNNHSYWAAWSVMATSVATNRRDLFDWAVKEYKVGANQVDAQGFLPNELKRQQRALAYHNYALPPLAMIASFAQVNGVDLRQENNGALKRLGDRVLAGVKDPDEFEKKNGKDQDMTDLKVDSKFAWLEPFCSLYTCTPDVLAQKHKMQPFKTFRLGGDLTKVYDPASAKANKGS; this is encoded by the coding sequence ATGAACTGCATGCAAACCCGAACGCTGAAAAAGTTACTCGCGCCGTCCCTGCTGACGCTGGCGATGTTCGCCGGCGCCACCCAGGCCGCCGCGCCACTGCGCCCGCCACAGGGTTACTTCGCGCCGATTGAAAAAGTCAAAGCCGGCGACAAGAGCGAAGGCTGCGACGCGATGCCGACGCCCTACACTGGCGCCCTGCAATTTCGTAGCAAATACGAAGGTTCCGACAAGGCCCGTTCGACCCTGAACGAGGCATCGGAAAAAGCCTTCCGCGAGACCACCGCCGACATCACCAAGATCGAGCGCGGCACCAGCAAGCGGGTGATGCAGTTCATGCGTGACGGTCGCCCGGAACAGCTGGAGTGCACGCTCAACTGGCTGGCTACTTGGGCTCGGGCGGATGCGTTGATGTCCAAGGACTTCAACCACACCGGCAAGTCCATGCGCAAATGGGCCTTGGGCAGCATGGCTTCGTCCTACGTCCGCCTGAAATTCTCTGACTCGCATCCACTGGCCACCCACCAGGAAGAAGCGCAGGTGATTGAAGCCTGGTTCAGCAAAATGGCCGATCAGGTGGTCAGCGATTGGGACAACCTCCCGCTCGAACAAACCAACAACCACTCGTACTGGGCCGCCTGGTCGGTGATGGCCACGTCGGTCGCCACCAACCGCCGCGACCTGTTCGATTGGGCCGTCAAGGAATACAAGGTCGGCGCCAATCAGGTCGACGCCCAAGGCTTCCTGCCCAACGAACTCAAGCGTCAGCAACGCGCCCTCGCCTATCACAACTATGCCCTGCCGCCGCTGGCGATGATCGCCAGTTTCGCTCAGGTCAACGGTGTGGATTTGCGCCAGGAAAACAACGGGGCCTTGAAACGCCTGGGCGATCGCGTGCTCGCAGGGGTGAAAGACCCGGATGAATTCGAGAAGAAGAACGGCAAGGACCAGGACATGACCGACCTCAAGGTCGACTCGAAATTTGCCTGGCTCGAGCCGTTCTGCTCGCTCTACACCTGCACGCCGGATGTGCTGGCGCAGAAACACAAAATGCAGCCGTTCAAGACCTTCCGCCTCGGTGGGGATTTGACCAAGGTCTACGACCCGGCCAGCGCAAAAGCCAACAAAGGCTCTTAG
- the algK gene encoding alginate biosynthesis TPR repeat lipoprotein AlgK → MPVTIISLLKTPRILWERACPRLDKRGLSEAPSRLNRGQARSHSGYVVCSLALAVSLAGCAGLPDQRLANEALKRGDTALAAQNYQQLADLGYSEAQVGLADLQVDSRDPAQIKKAEATYRAAASVSPRAQARLGRLLVAKPGATEAEHHEAEALLKKAATNGEGNTLIPLAMLYLQYPHSFPNVNAQQQISQWRTEGKPEAGLAQVLLYRTQGTYDQHLDDVEKICKAALNTTDICYVELATVYQKKAQPEQTAELIKQMQAAHSRGAVSAQRVDSVARVLGDASLGKTDEKTAQSLLEGIAPGYPASWVSLAQLLYDFPELGDVDTMMKYLDNGRAADQPRAELLLGKLYYEGKMVPADAKVAEEHFQKAVGKEVAADYYLGQIYRRGYLGKVYPQKALDHLLTAARNGQNSADFAIAQLFSQGKGTRPDPVNAYVFSQLAKAQGTPQATELAQTIEAQLPPDRLAEAQRLLKQEQAIRSTVSPDTLELHALQEEDGEESL, encoded by the coding sequence ATGCCCGTGACGATCATCAGTCTCCTGAAAACGCCGCGAATCCTGTGGGAGCGGGCTTGCCCGCGATTGGATAAACGCGGTCTTTCTGAAGCACCGAGCCGCCTGAATCGCGGGCAAGCCCGCTCCCACAGTGGTTATGTGGTGTGCTCGCTGGCTTTGGCCGTGAGCCTGGCCGGTTGCGCCGGCCTGCCCGACCAGCGTCTGGCCAATGAAGCCCTCAAGCGCGGCGACACCGCGCTGGCGGCGCAGAATTACCAGCAACTGGCAGACCTGGGCTACAGCGAAGCCCAGGTTGGCCTGGCCGATCTGCAGGTCGACAGCCGCGACCCGGCACAAATCAAAAAGGCCGAGGCGACTTACCGCGCCGCAGCCAGTGTCTCGCCGCGGGCTCAGGCTCGCCTGGGTCGCCTGCTGGTGGCCAAACCCGGCGCCACCGAAGCCGAACACCACGAAGCCGAAGCACTGTTGAAGAAAGCCGCGACCAATGGTGAAGGCAATACCCTGATCCCGCTGGCAATGCTGTACCTGCAATACCCGCACAGTTTCCCGAACGTGAACGCACAGCAGCAGATCAGCCAATGGCGCACCGAAGGCAAGCCCGAAGCGGGTCTGGCCCAGGTGCTGCTCTATCGCACCCAGGGCACTTACGACCAGCACCTGGATGACGTGGAAAAAATCTGCAAGGCGGCGTTGAACACCACCGACATCTGCTACGTCGAACTGGCCACGGTCTATCAGAAAAAAGCCCAGCCAGAACAAACGGCCGAGCTGATCAAGCAGATGCAAGCCGCTCACAGCCGTGGCGCCGTCTCTGCGCAACGGGTGGACAGCGTGGCCCGCGTACTGGGCGATGCAAGTCTGGGCAAGACCGACGAAAAAACCGCTCAGTCGCTGCTCGAAGGTATCGCCCCTGGCTACCCGGCGTCCTGGGTCAGCCTGGCGCAACTGCTCTACGACTTCCCTGAACTGGGCGACGTCGACACCATGATGAAGTACCTCGACAACGGCCGCGCCGCCGACCAGCCGCGCGCGGAACTGTTGCTCGGCAAGCTCTACTACGAAGGCAAAATGGTGCCGGCCGACGCCAAGGTCGCCGAAGAGCACTTCCAGAAAGCCGTCGGCAAGGAAGTCGCCGCCGATTACTACCTCGGCCAGATTTACCGCCGTGGTTACCTGGGCAAGGTCTATCCGCAGAAAGCCCTGGATCACCTGCTGACCGCTGCGCGCAACGGCCAGAACAGCGCCGATTTCGCCATCGCCCAACTGTTCTCCCAAGGCAAGGGCACCCGGCCCGACCCGGTCAACGCTTACGTCTTCAGCCAATTGGCCAAGGCTCAAGGCACTCCGCAAGCCACTGAGCTTGCGCAAACAATCGAAGCGCAACTGCCGCCTGACCGGCTGGCCGAGGCCCAACGCCTGCTCAAACAAGAGCAAGCCATTCGTAGCACCGTGAGTCCGGACACGCTGGAACTGCACGCCCTGCAAGAAGAAGACGGCGAGGAATCCCTATGA